Proteins from a genomic interval of Coleofasciculaceae cyanobacterium:
- the psbU gene encoding photosystem II complex extrinsic protein PsbU encodes MKKLIGILAAVLLIIGSWGFASAAQASERLFTVQSSALLARVNTADAKRKELIQGKLDLNNSDVREFRRLRGFYPNLASKIIQNAPYESVEDVLEIPGLSDSQLERLQANLDEFFVTDIEASMNAGGDRYNPGLY; translated from the coding sequence ATGAAAAAATTGATCGGTATTTTAGCTGCCGTATTATTGATTATAGGTTCTTGGGGATTTGCCAGCGCAGCCCAAGCTAGTGAGAGATTGTTTACAGTGCAGTCTTCGGCGTTGTTAGCTCGTGTCAATACGGCTGATGCCAAACGCAAAGAGTTGATTCAAGGGAAGCTCGATCTAAACAATAGCGACGTTAGAGAGTTTCGTAGACTACGAGGATTTTACCCTAATTTGGCTAGTAAAATTATTCAAAATGCTCCCTATGAGAGTGTAGAAGATGTTTTGGAAATTCCTGGCTTGAGCGACAGCCAGCTAGAGCGTCTGCAAGCAAATTTAGATGAGTTTTTTGTCACCGACATCGAAGCTTCGATGAATGCAGGAGGCGATCGCTATAATCCTGGACTATATTAA
- a CDS encoding rhomboid family intramembrane serine protease: MSSYYRKPVKQKLILKEFKVLIVSITIFWVVEILDKFVFNNSLDSYGIQPHSLVGLRGILFAPFLHGGFAHLIANTIPFLTLGWLTMIQETSDFYIASIVSALVGGLGVWLFAAPNSVHIGASILIYGYLGFLLLRGYFQKNFPSIALSILVAVVYGSFIWGVFPSDVRVSWQGHLFGFIGGAIAAKTVAQEKKFRG, translated from the coding sequence ATGAGTAGCTATTATCGAAAACCAGTAAAGCAGAAACTAATTTTGAAAGAGTTTAAGGTTTTGATTGTTTCAATCACTATATTCTGGGTGGTTGAGATTCTCGACAAATTTGTATTTAACAACAGCTTGGATAGTTATGGTATTCAACCTCATAGTTTAGTTGGGTTGAGAGGAATCTTGTTTGCGCCATTTCTTCATGGCGGATTTGCACACTTGATAGCTAATACCATTCCCTTTCTTACTTTGGGGTGGTTGACCATGATCCAAGAAACTAGCGATTTTTATATTGCCTCAATTGTCAGTGCCTTAGTTGGCGGGCTTGGAGTTTGGCTATTTGCTGCACCTAACTCAGTTCATATAGGTGCAAGTATTCTAATTTATGGCTACCTGGGCTTTTTACTGCTACGAGGCTATTTTCAGAAAAACTTTCCCTCGATCGCTCTGTCGATCTTGGTGGCGGTTGTCTATGGTAGCTTTATTTGGGGGGTGTTTCCTTCCGATGTCAGAGTTTCATGGCAAGGACATTTGTTTGGCTTTATTGGTGGCGCGATCGCCGCTAAAACGGTTGCTCAAGAAAAGAAATTTCGTGGCTAG
- a CDS encoding AarF/ABC1/UbiB kinase family protein translates to MPYETLSSPIDTITVPSQAIDTYEDTELAYDEPNADWRYNSETNNARYRNRPFTVLSRLISILFLFTRFALGVWWDNLTGNSILKQKKRARQLIKILTKLGPAYIKIGQALSTRPDVVPPAYLEELTTLQDKIPSFSNEVAFRFIEEELGKRPEDIYAELSPQPIAAASLGQVYKGRLKTGEEVAVKVQRPDLNRRITLDIYIMRMLAGWVQDNIKQVRSNLRSIIDELAERIFEETNYNQEGRNAEKFQEFYGYIEEIYVPKIYWEYTGKRVLTMEWISGTKLTDIDAVQAQGIDATHLVEIGVECSLRQLLEHGFFHADPHPGNLLAMADGRLAYLDFGMMSRIKPYQRYGLIEAVVHLVNRDFESLAEDYVKLDFLTPGTDLRPIVPALANVFGNALGATVAELNFKSITDQMSAMMYEFPFTVPAYYALIIRSMVTLEGIAIGIDPEFKVLSKAYPYIAKRLLTDPAPELRASLKDLLFKEEGFRWHRLENLLNNATSSRDYDFDSVVDQGLDYLYSDRGAFIRDRIADELVNAIDSLGRRTIFSISTAFRQQVGLAVQETPAEYRQDSYTMTHLKNIVGILQQTPGFDPTHLVSIIAKIITKPETQKMGQKVAERLTQKMAARLIRNLLIEDTKPEMRPALPAVSR, encoded by the coding sequence ATGCCTTACGAGACATTATCATCTCCAATAGACACCATCACCGTACCATCACAGGCGATCGATACTTACGAAGATACTGAATTAGCATACGACGAGCCAAATGCTGACTGGCGTTACAATTCAGAAACCAACAATGCTAGATATCGTAATCGCCCTTTTACAGTACTCAGTCGGCTGATTAGCATCTTGTTCCTTTTTACTAGGTTTGCCTTGGGAGTATGGTGGGACAACTTGACTGGAAATTCCATTCTTAAGCAGAAAAAAAGAGCGCGTCAGCTCATTAAAATATTGACTAAGCTAGGACCAGCATATATCAAGATCGGTCAGGCTTTGTCTACCAGACCTGATGTAGTCCCTCCTGCTTATTTAGAAGAATTAACTACGTTACAAGATAAAATTCCTTCTTTTTCCAACGAAGTAGCATTTCGCTTTATTGAAGAAGAACTTGGCAAAAGACCAGAAGATATTTACGCAGAGCTTTCCCCTCAACCGATTGCTGCTGCATCTTTAGGACAAGTCTACAAAGGTCGATTAAAAACAGGAGAAGAAGTTGCAGTCAAAGTGCAACGTCCCGATCTCAACCGCCGCATTACTCTTGATATTTATATTATGAGAATGTTAGCAGGTTGGGTACAAGATAATATTAAACAGGTTCGCTCTAACCTGCGATCGATTATTGATGAGTTAGCCGAGCGTATTTTTGAGGAAACTAACTATAACCAGGAAGGACGCAACGCCGAGAAGTTTCAAGAGTTTTACGGTTATATAGAGGAAATTTATGTTCCTAAAATCTATTGGGAATATACGGGTAAACGTGTCCTCACCATGGAATGGATCAGTGGCACTAAGCTCACTGATATTGATGCTGTACAGGCTCAGGGAATCGATGCTACCCATCTGGTGGAAATAGGGGTAGAATGCTCTCTCAGACAGCTGCTAGAACATGGTTTTTTTCATGCCGATCCTCATCCTGGTAACTTGTTAGCAATGGCGGATGGCAGATTAGCTTATCTAGATTTCGGTATGATGAGCCGTATCAAGCCTTATCAAAGATATGGTCTAATTGAAGCTGTGGTTCACTTGGTCAATCGCGATTTTGAATCATTAGCTGAAGATTACGTCAAATTAGACTTTTTAACCCCAGGAACGGACTTAAGACCTATTGTTCCAGCTTTAGCTAACGTATTTGGTAATGCTTTGGGTGCGACTGTTGCTGAATTGAACTTCAAAAGCATCACCGATCAGATGTCGGCGATGATGTATGAGTTTCCTTTTACCGTACCTGCTTACTATGCTTTAATCATTCGTTCGATGGTTACTTTAGAAGGAATTGCTATCGGCATCGACCCAGAGTTTAAAGTTTTGAGTAAAGCTTATCCCTACATTGCCAAACGTTTATTAACCGACCCTGCACCCGAATTAAGAGCATCTTTAAAAGACTTGTTGTTTAAAGAAGAAGGTTTTCGTTGGCATCGTTTGGAAAACTTGCTGAACAATGCTACTAGTTCTAGAGATTACGATTTTGATAGCGTAGTAGATCAGGGTCTTGATTATTTATACAGCGATCGCGGTGCATTTATTCGCGATCGCATTGCCGATGAGTTGGTCAATGCAATTGATAGTTTAGGACGTAGAACAATATTTAGTATTTCTACCGCTTTTCGCCAGCAAGTAGGTTTAGCCGTGCAGGAAACTCCTGCCGAATATCGACAAGATTCTTATACGATGACTCATCTGAAAAATATTGTTGGTATTCTACAGCAAACCCCAGGTTTTGATCCTACTCACTTAGTCTCGATTATTGCCAAGATAATTACTAAGCCAGAAACTCAAAAAATGGGACAGAAGGTGGCCGAAAGACTGACTCAAAAAATGGCAGCAAGACTAATTAGAAACTTGCTAATCGAAGATACTAAGCCAGAAATGCGCCCAGCTTTACCAGCGGTTAGTCGGTAA
- a CDS encoding peptidase has translation MTYCLGIINKFGIVMAGDSRTNAGVDYISTYKKLFDLSVPGERVIVICASGSLSVTQGVLTRLNRDIQNQESKNLHTLATMYDIAAYIGSKSREIQELDRPWLEKDKIDFSCNFLLGEQIIGENPQLYLIYPQGNFIQATKETPFLQIGETKYGKPIIDRTIAYDTPLEDIAKCALLSIDSTMKSNISVGPPINLIMYKTDSFDLCDTLELRLGAPYLAKIRTLMAKIRTPSF, from the coding sequence ATGACTTATTGCCTGGGTATTATCAATAAATTCGGCATCGTGATGGCTGGCGATTCCCGTACTAATGCAGGGGTAGACTATATCTCTACATACAAGAAACTGTTCGATTTATCCGTACCAGGCGAAAGAGTAATTGTCATCTGTGCTTCGGGTAGCCTTTCAGTTACTCAGGGAGTATTAACCAGGCTCAATCGAGATATTCAAAATCAAGAAAGCAAAAATTTGCATACTCTAGCTACCATGTATGATATTGCTGCCTATATCGGCAGTAAAAGTAGAGAGATTCAGGAATTAGATCGCCCCTGGCTCGAAAAAGACAAGATCGACTTTAGCTGTAACTTTCTCTTAGGTGAGCAAATTATTGGCGAAAATCCACAGCTATATTTAATCTATCCTCAAGGGAACTTTATTCAGGCAACTAAAGAAACTCCTTTTCTTCAAATTGGGGAAACTAAATATGGAAAACCCATCATAGACCGCACCATAGCCTATGATACGCCCCTAGAAGATATCGCTAAATGCGCTTTACTATCGATTGATTCAACCATGAAATCAAATATTTCAGTTGGACCACCGATCAATTTGATTATGTATAAAACCGATAGCTTCGATCTCTGCGATACTCTAGAATTACGCCTTGGTGCGCCTTACCTAGCCAAAATCCGTACTCTTATGGCAAAAATCCGTACGCCAAGCTTTTGA